Below is a window of Halobacillus amylolyticus DNA.
ATTATGGATTTAATCCTTCTTCTTATAAGGAGCAAATGAAAGAAAAAATTGACCAACTTAAGAAAAGAGAAAGAAGTTACAACGATGAGAAGGCGAAATTTGAAGCTGTTCTCAAGAAAGCTGAACTGGCACATGAAATTCAAAAAGGGTTTACAGAACAAGAATTTAAGCATCTTTACCCAGATGCCGCTGACAAATACAAACCTGAGGAAAAATATCACGCTGTTCAGTATTTCAAAGACACAGGAAGACTGATGGACGAAAAGAACGTTCAAAGCTATGCGAAAGATAAAGATACGTCGACAACCGTTCAGGTTCCTTCTATTTTGTCTCAAACAAGAAATATCTCAAAAAGTATATTCATTCTTGATCGTGCACTCAATAAGCAAAGTCGTAATCGAACCGAAGCTTTAAAACAAAAGCAATTCGACGAAGCATATAAAGCCAGCAATAAAATAGAGCAATATACATTGCAGAAAAAGAATCTATCTAAAGAAATTGAAGGGAACAAGAAGCTCCTGAAATCAGCGCTAGACAAACATTATGGATATGATACACAAATCACTAATACTGAAGCGTTAATCCAGTTAAATACGAAGATTACGGATGGAAGAAGTAAAGGAAACATCCGTCAGGACATTAAGCAGATTCAAGCAGATAACAACCATGTAAAAGGAAAAGGTAATTACGATCAGACGCCTCAACAAAAAATTGAAAGTCAGTATATGAGCCATGTCGCTGATGGCATGCTGCAATCCCTAGATGAAATTCAAAAGGCTAATGAAGAGCAGAAGTATAGGAAAGAGCCAACGAAGAAGAGAAGGCGTGGTAAACAACGCAGGAAAGATGATGAACTAGAACTCTAACATGAAAGGATGGTATAAAGTGAAAAAACGGAAGTTAAAAAAAGGTGCATGGCAGAAAATCACTGTTGTTTTTCTAACGTCAATAGTTGTAGCTTACATCATAAGTGCTTTGTTATATGTTTTAGCGGCGGGTGTGAGCATTAAAGATGCATTAATGGATTATCAATCTGTCTTTAACTTTTTACAAACAACAAACTCTCAAAACTTGTTAATTGTCAGCGTCTTATCCTTCTTGTTTTTAGGATGGTTTCTTAAAACTACAGATATTTTTGAAAAAACCTATGAAGATGCTTCTTCTCATGGTGTTCACGGCCAGGGGAGAATGGGGACAGTCGATGAATACATTCAAAGCGGTATCATCTCTAAAAGAAAACATGCACAGTATGACCCAAAGGATTACAATGTTGCACTTTCGGCAGAAGAAGGCATTATTCTTGCAAGAGACCCTAAAAAAAATAATCTTATTATCGTACCTAATGATTCAAAAGCCAACAACCGGAATGTTATTGTGGTAGGATCTCCTGGTTCTGCTAAAGGTCAAGGCTACGTTTTAACCAATCTTATCAATAATAGAACCGATACAATCATTACGACCGATCCAAAAGGTGAACTGCATAGAGATACAGCACAATTAAAACGGGATCAGGGATTTGCAGTTTTTCAAATTGACTTTCTTGATTTTATGCAGAGTGGGCATAACCCTTTAGATTATGTTTTCTCTGATATTGATGCGCAAAAGGTTTCTATGACTATGGCAAAAAACTCAACAGAAGATGGAAAGTTCGACTTCTTTATGGAGCGTGCTCAAAAGATGCTGCAAGGGTTAATTACTTATTGCAAAGGTATTAACCCAAAGGCCAATATGAACGATGTGGTTGAGGTTTTTAACGATTATGTTAATCCCGATATTGAAACGTTTAGTGACTTTGTCGAAAATGATGTAGGCAAAGGTCATGAAGCTTACCACATATTAAAAGGGTTGACCTCCTTAACATCTAATACAAGGTCGAGTGTTTTGTCCAATTTTTCATCGGTTATTTCGATCTTTCAAATTAATATGGTCAATCGTATGACGAGAACGAGTGACTTTAACTTCTATGACTTCCAAAAACAAAAAAGCATTCTCTATGTCAAAATTCCAATGCGTAAGAACCCCTTCCAGGCTATAACAGCAACCTTTTTCGACCAATTGATTGATGCTTTTTACAGTATAGCTGATAAGCAACCGGATGGGAAACTCCCCATTAAAGCTACCTTTTTGTTAGATGAATTTCAAAACATCGGAAGGCTCAACGGGTATGAAGAGACTCTTGCCACCTGTCGAGGGTTAAATATATCCATGCAAACCATCATTCAAGACTTAGCAAAAATGGAGCTTCTCTATAAGAAAGAAGGCGTGCGTTCGATTGTTAGTAATCATGCCATTCGGCTTTTCTTAAAAACAGGAGATCCCGAAACAGCAAAATACTTTTCCAGTTTAACAGAACCACAAACTGTCAAATACAACACAGGCGGCATTAGTGAACCCGGCGGGCTTCTTAATACTAAAGGAAAAACGAGTGTGAGTGAAAACGAGCAGTACCAAAAGAAAGAATTAATTAGTGCCGGCAGACTAGCAAACTTAGCTGATGACGAGTGTTTCATTCTATCATCTGAAGCTAATCCCATCCATGCCAAAAAAGCCTTTCAATATATCATCTATAAAGGCTTTTTGTTCGATAAAAAACGGAAGCCTTGTTATGAGAAAAACAGAAAACGCTATATTAAAGATTTTCATTTAACTCCCTATGAAATAGAAACTTCAGAAAATCAGGAGATTGAAAGGCAACCTGAAGTGGAAGTTGAGCAAGATAAGCAAATGCAAGATGAGTATGAAGAAAATAAAAAGCCGGAAAATTTATCTGATAAGGACTTTTCAGATGAAGACGAAGACAATGACCATTCTGACGAACTGACAGAAGAGGAGTTGTCCATGCTTTATGGTAATCAAGATAATGAGGAACCAGAAGTCGAACAAGAGGAAAGGGGTGAAAGTATTACTTCCGAACTGCAAAGCACACTAGATGAAATTGAAAGTGAACTTGATGACCTTGACACAGATGAAAATGAAATCGATCAGGAAGCATTAGATGATGCTATTAATGAAATCGCTGAGGATGATGACACAGAGGAAAACCAAACAGAAGATAAATCAAAGGTTGAAGATGAAGAAGACAAGCGCAAAGAAGATACTACTTCTGTTCCTGATGAGTTACCGATGTAATAATAACTTTATAAGGAGATTGACTTGAAAATGGGATCCGTATTAATTCTAGCAGAAAAACCGAGTCAGGCTACGGCTTATGCAAGTGCTTTCCAGAACACGAGCAAAAAAGACGGACATATAGAGGTTAATGATCGCCGTTATTTTAACGACAAAGCTGTTATTACATGGGGAATCGGTCATTTGGTTTCTTTAGTAATGCCTGGTGCTTACAAAAAGGAATGGGAAAGATGGAGTTTAGAACATCTTCCCATTCTTCCAGATCATTATAAATTTGAGGTGCCCAAAGATAAGAAAAAGCAATTTAATATTGTGAAGGGCTTACTACAGAAAGCAAGTGAAATTGTCGTGGCTACTGATGCCGGAAGGGAAGGTGAAAATATTGCTCGCAGTATTATTCGGAAAGCCGGAGCTGAAAATAAGCCTACAAAACGGTTATGGATTAATTCATTAGAAGTCGAGGAAATTCAAAAAGGGTTTGAGAACCTTCATTCAGGAAATAAGTATTTGTCTATCTATGAAGAAGCGCAAGCCCGTCAAATTGGGGATTGGCTCGTTGGGATGAACGCTTCCCCTTATATTCGCTGCTGTTGCAGAAAAAGGGGATTCGGGAAACGTTCAGTTTGGGAAGGGTTCAGACACCAACGTTGTATTTGATCTACACCCGACAACAAGAGATACATAATTTCAAGCCGGAACCGTTTTATGAACTCTTTGCAAATATCAAAGTTGAAAACGGTACATTTCAAGCAAAATATAAAGATCGTTTTGCCAAAAAAGATGACCTAACAAATTTCATGAAAGATCAAGGTTTACAATCCGAAGAAAACACCACGATTACTAAGCTCACCAAAGAATCAAAGAAAACCAAATCCCCTAAATTGCACAGTCTTTCCACCTTGCAGACAAAGGCAAATAAAAAGTGGAAATATAGTCCCACGGACGTATTGAAAATCATGCAAAACCTTTATGAAAAAAAGCTGTTAACGTATCCACGGACGGATTCTAATTATATTACTGAAAGTGAGTTCGCCTACCTCAAAAGTAATTTTTCAGCATATCAATCTGTTGCCGGAGTGTCATTTGATATGGCGTTCCCTGATCCCCAGAAGCGTTATGTCAATGGTTCAAAGGTACAGGAACATTTTTCCATAGTCCCGACGAAGACGATTCCCAAAGCGCAAACCATTGAAGGACTCAATGAAAAAGAAAGGAATATTTACTTTGAAGTTCTCCTTAATACATTGGCCATGTTTGCACCGGACTACCTTTATGAAGAGACAAAGGTTGAAGTTGATGTAAAAGGGGTCGTTTTCCATGCAAAAGGTAAGGTTGAGAAAGACAGGGGATGGAAAGCATTGTTTGCTAATGAACAAAGCAAGAAGACTGATCGAGAGCAGGAAACCAAATTACCATCGTTATCAGAAGGTGAGGGCGCACTGGTTTCACCTAAAATCAAGGATGGTATGACGCAGCCCCCAAAACCATACACGGAAGGTCAGCTCATCAATATGATGAAAACGTGCGGAAAAGCGATTGATGATAGTGACTCACAGCAAATCCTAAAAGATATTGAAGGGCTTGGAACGGAAGCAACCAGAGCGAACATCATTGAAACCTTGAAAAAACAGCAGTATATCAGCATTAAGAAAAATAAAGTAGAGGTCACAAAGAAAGGTGAAATCCTCTGTCAGTCGGTCGAAGGGACACTTTTATCAAAAGCTGAAATGACAGCCAAATGGGAGCAGTTTTTGCGGCTGATCGGTGAGGGGCAAAAAACGAAAGAGGGATTTTTAAAAAACATCGACAAATTCATCCATGAATTAATGAATAAAACGCCTGAATCGTTAGATTCAACAACTATTGAACAGAGAATTGAAGAATCGAAGCAAGAAATAAGTCTCGGGAAATGTCCGTCTTGCCAGAAAGGAAATGTAGTTGATAAACGAAAATTTTTCGGTTGCACGGAATATAAAAACGGCTGCCGTTTCACATTTCCGAAAAAGATAGCAAGCAAAAATATATCAGAAGCCAACGTTAAAAAGTTATTGGCTAAAGGGAAAACCAATCTCATCAAGGGATTTGCAAGCAAAAAGGGAAAGTCCTTTGATGCCTATCTCATATGGGAGGATGCAGCAGCCGGAAAAATCAAGTTTGAGTTTGATAATAAAAAGTCAGGACGAAAGAAAAAATATACAATTTCCTGATTGGAAGAGGTGATTATTTTGGAGTGGCAGAGGTGCCCCAGATGCAATAGTCGTAGAGTAGGTGAGCGCGGTTCCTTAGGTTGTTTTGGAACCATTTTCATAGTAGGCATATCTATTGGAATAGCATATATCTCAACATTTTATATATTCGATATTCTTAGCGTATTGATTTTTGCGGTAATACTAGCTGCTTTAATCTGGTTAAGAGACAAAATGTTTCTTCACCTTTATTGTAAGGACTGCGAACTGGTTTTTACGCCGTCAAATAAAGATGCATCATAAAATGTAAATAGAGAGGGATGAAAAATAGTGAGCATTTTGGGTTATGAAGTTAAATCTGTAAACCCAACAGAAAACAATTTTAGTTATCGACTTGGTCAATACGATTGTTATGCACTAAGGAAAGGGGTTTGTTCTTTATATTTAAGTGAAGAAGAAGCTCAAAAAGTAAAAGAAAAAGAGGGACATTGTATTGGTGAAAGCAATGTTATGTTTTGTAGGGATTTAGCAAAGAGCTTACTTAATAAAGATTACTTTAACACACCTCGCTTTCAAGAGGAAGTGATGTCAATTAAGATGCATATAAGGTCATGTGGGCATTATACGTTCACAGATGGACAACACAGGACATGCATTGCTAAACATCTAAATATCTCATCCATATTTGCTGAAGTGGAAAAAAGTGAATGGAGTCACGAATTCCAATGCCCAGCATGCTATCAAAAAGAAGAACAAGAGATAGAAAATAGAAAGTTAGTTAATAAGATTAAGAATATGGCAAAGAAGTTAATTAACAAAAGTACTAATGAGTTACCATCAGATATTATTGATGAGGATTATATGGAATTTAACAAGGAAACGCCAAAATGGACTTCACAATATATAAGTGAAAGGGATGGTAAGCATGACTAAGATAAATATGAATCATGAAGATAATTCGTACAAGGAGCTTTTAAATGATGTGAAATCAGAGTACCCTAATGATTCTAAGGAACAAATACAGGCTCTTAAAAGGCAACATAATTCACTTTATGAGTTAATGGGTAGCCTTGATGTTGCGGTAACAGAAATAAGAAAAAGAGATCTTGGAAATAGTATTAATCTTGGTAATCTAAATGTAGAAATGTTGTATCAAGCGCTGTTCACTTTATCATATCTCCTCCCAAACGATTTGCCGGATCATAAGTATAAAGAAGCTTTAAACAAGATTAATCCAGTTACTGAGGAAATCATTAAGAATAGACAAATATAGACAATGGTTATCAGCTATGAAATAAAGCCACGTTTTCAAATCGTGGCTTTATTTCTGTTCAATTAGAGTACACCCTGTACGCACAAAACAAAACCCTGTAATATCAAGGTATAAAATGTTCATTCAGGGTTGTTCAAACCAATTGAGGTGAAAGTAATGATATTTGGCTATGCACGAGTAAAGTCAAACGAGCAAAATTTAGATCGTCAGATTAAAGAATTAGAAGCTTTACGGGTGTGGAAGATATTGTTATTGAAAAAGAAAGTGAGGTTATGTCCAGGCCACAGTTTGAAAAACTATTGAAGCAAATACGCAAACATGATGTTGTGGTCTGTCATGATTTAACACGTTTTGGGCGATCACAGATTCATATTTTTACAAGTGATTAAAGAATTATGAGAGAAGCAAGCAGGTCTTGTGACTTTAAAAGAACGAATTGACACGAAGGGAGATAATCGATACAGCGATTTGATTGTTTCTATCTTTTCTGCAACGACAGAATTTTAAAGGAAAAAGAGAAGGGTACTTAATTTGGATTCTTAATGTTAAAATGATAGATGTTTTAATGAAGAGTCCTATAGAGGATAACCGAGCATTATAGTACCATAATGGAACAACAACTAGCGATACCCCAGTATTTTGAAGAAAAGGGTGATTACTTTACAACATGCTGTAACCTAGAAAACCCTATTTAAAAGGTATCTGCTGAAAAGGGACATACACACGGGGGGGTAATTATGAAATTAAATTTAGATCACTTCAGTGTTTTTTATCTCAATTTTGATAAGGTATTTGAAATAGCAATGTTGCTTGATAATAAGGTTCCTACTCAAGAAGACCAAAATGAGCAAAAAACACATACAACTAAACTCACTGCCAGGTTAAAAGCAATGCTATCTACTATTTTTACAGCTGAAGGCGAAGGATCCTACGAATTTTCAAAGGCCACTGGTCTAAACAAAACTGTAGAAATCAAAACCACGAATGCTGTTATCTTAAGAAGTTTAATTTCTGCAATAAAAGTAGTTGACGGAGACATAGATAAAGCTAATGAAGGCCAATTAGTTCTAATCAATGATATTGAATTATCTTTATCTAACGAAGAAGAGACACGACAAATGAAACTAGTCAAACAAGGAGTTTTAGATCGATTTACACATGAAGATATATCAATAGGGGAACTGATGAAAACAATAGGTGAAGATCATTCGTATTTAATCACTGCCAAGAAAAATAGTGAACAATATCTTTTTAAAATACCTTCAGAGGTGCAAAATGAGTTTGAAAATAATTACACAATCGACGACTTATTTGTCGGAAATGTTTCGCTTATAGGAATTTACAAAGGAAATAGAGAAATAAGGGACTTAAAGAGCACGTTTAGTTATTTGACTCAAAATGATACAAGTGTTGATGATGAGGAGATAGAAGAATCCAGTGAAAGTGAGTCCGGAGTAGAGAAGGATCATAATAACGAGATGTATAGATATCTGGATTTATTGGCAATTGTTCAAAGGCTTGAATTTTAGTCAGAAAGGACCTTAATTTTGAGTAAAGAAACTATTTACGTTTACAATAAAGATGAATATCAGAATTACATAAAAAGCAGGGAAGAAGATAGAATCCCTGTTTTGAGCTTAGCGAAATTTGGTATTGGTCTTGAAAAAACAGACGTTGACTTTGAATGTGATATTGATCTCACCAGTACTGTAACTGCACTTACTAATAAGAACTTTCAAACTATGAAGTATAACGTTGAGCAATTACTTTACCAAATTACGGAAAACCATGAGAATGTTCGTTTTTTGGTAGAATCAAAATACGAGCAAGTCGCCCTTCAAGAGCTTAGTCTGTTCTTCAGGTACCGTGAGTTCATTAATATGAATGAAAGTAAAGATTTAGATAAGGTTGAAGAAGAACAACCACTCTCTGAATCAATTAACAAAGTAATTGATTTAAATAAAACTAGACTTAAGAGCCTGTTTAAGACCATTGAAAAAGATTTGGTTGGTCATCATAAATTCAAAGACATTCTAAAAAGAGAAATCAGTATGTTTAAGTTTTTCAATACAAAAATAAATGATTTACCTATAATGTCAGTATTTTTACTTGGTCCATCGGGAGTAGGTAAGACTGAGATTGCACGTATCTTGCATGGGTTTCTTGATGGTAATAATCCGTTAGCGAAAATTAACTTTGCTAACTACAAAAGTGAAAGTTCATTAGCAAGCTTAATTGGTAGTCCTCCAGGATATGTGAACAGTGAAGCTGAAAGTGACCTAGTACAAAAGATAAGTAAAAGTAATGCAGGGGTGCTTTTAGTAGATGAATTTGAAAAAGCTGATCCTGCAGCTCACAACTTTTTCCTTCAACTGTTAGAGGAAGGTAAATTTGACGATGCGATGGGACGTGTTCACGATCTAAATGGCTACATTATTATATTTACCTCAAATTTAGATAAACAAAATTACAAGGAGAAAATCCCTCCAGAATTACGGTCTAGATTTAATGTAGTGAACCGATTTAATGCTTTATATTTTGAAGAGAAAAAAGAATTTGCTACAAACATTTTAGAGTCTTATATAAGGAAGAGTGGCAAAAGAATGACCAATAGTGACAGAGAAGAAATTCTTGCTAAAATAGACTTTAAAGGTGAAGATAATCTTAGAAATATACAAAAAAATATTAGGGTTGCATTTTACCTTTGTCTTAAGGATAAAGGTAAAATATAAATTAACTCTCTAATCTATGTTTTTAAAGGAATTAATAAACGGGGTTTAAAGAGATACAAAAAGATCATACATATTAGTCAAGACTAACATGTATGATCTCCTCTTTATCTAACTACTAAGGTTGAATTTTCTTTTCTGCTTTGGTGACTTTTATAATAATAAGGATCTTGGGGAGTTTTTCCATTTTCCTTTACTGTGATTCCATTCTCTTCTAAATAATCAAGAACGGATTTTAAAAGGACGTTTTCTTTTTCTGCCACTTTTATGTCCTCCTTACACCATCTTTATTATTATTATATTCTACTTCAATGGATTGTTCAATCTCCAAAAGCCTAATAAAGGAGTCCATTAATGACTTGTCGTTTACATTTTCGTTATTATCTACAGTTATTACAAAAATGCTTGGTTTACCTCTCATAAGGACCTTTCGAGTAACATATAATCTTTTTTCTTTATCAGGTACACCATTTTTTTTCTTATAGTTAAAGGAATAAAACTCGCCATCGTCTAAAATACCTCTCAAAATCCCTGTTTTAGCCTTCTCAAATAAATCTTGCGTTTTACCTTCATTACCTTTTTCAAGAAGGTCTACATCTCTAACCTTTGAATTGTCTACTCGTTGTAGAAACTCATCTATAAGTCCACCTGCTAAAACAAGAAGTGCAAATTTTATTACATCATTTTTGTTGTATTCAATATCCTTTCCCGACAATTCCTTTCTTATTTCAGTAAAAAATTGGATTAAAGGTTTTTTGTCCTCTAATTGGTTATATGTAGCGTGGAACATATATCGCGCAGTGTTAAATTTATCTAATGTATGTTTTGGAATGTGATAATAGTTCTGGAGTATTGTATTGTGATCTTTATTTTCCATTACTAAGCCTAAGGAATGATTAATTTTTATAGTTACATCTGTATCTCCTGATCCATCTTGGAAATAATAATCGTAAAGCTCAACTGCTACTACATTCGAATTGTTCATTATGAACTTTTCGAAAACTTTTAAAACATTTTCATTATGAGCATGTACATTTATTTTGGTCATTTCTTTCCATAGAGATTTTGCGTGATCTTTTAGGTTTTCACGCTGCTCAGTATTTTCATCTTTTAACCTCCTTATTTCTCTT
It encodes the following:
- a CDS encoding VirD4-like conjugal transfer protein, CD1115 family → MKKRKLKKGAWQKITVVFLTSIVVAYIISALLYVLAAGVSIKDALMDYQSVFNFLQTTNSQNLLIVSVLSFLFLGWFLKTTDIFEKTYEDASSHGVHGQGRMGTVDEYIQSGIISKRKHAQYDPKDYNVALSAEEGIILARDPKKNNLIIVPNDSKANNRNVIVVGSPGSAKGQGYVLTNLINNRTDTIITTDPKGELHRDTAQLKRDQGFAVFQIDFLDFMQSGHNPLDYVFSDIDAQKVSMTMAKNSTEDGKFDFFMERAQKMLQGLITYCKGINPKANMNDVVEVFNDYVNPDIETFSDFVENDVGKGHEAYHILKGLTSLTSNTRSSVLSNFSSVISIFQINMVNRMTRTSDFNFYDFQKQKSILYVKIPMRKNPFQAITATFFDQLIDAFYSIADKQPDGKLPIKATFLLDEFQNIGRLNGYEETLATCRGLNISMQTIIQDLAKMELLYKKEGVRSIVSNHAIRLFLKTGDPETAKYFSSLTEPQTVKYNTGGISEPGGLLNTKGKTSVSENEQYQKKELISAGRLANLADDECFILSSEANPIHAKKAFQYIIYKGFLFDKKRKPCYEKNRKRYIKDFHLTPYEIETSENQEIERQPEVEVEQDKQMQDEYEENKKPENLSDKDFSDEDEDNDHSDELTEEELSMLYGNQDNEEPEVEQEERGESITSELQSTLDEIESELDDLDTDENEIDQEALDDAINEIAEDDDTEENQTEDKSKVEDEEDKRKEDTTSVPDELPM
- a CDS encoding toprim domain-containing protein; the protein is MGSVLILAEKPSQATAYASAFQNTSKKDGHIEVNDRRYFNDKAVITWGIGHLVSLVMPGAYKKEWERWSLEHLPILPDHYKFEVPKDKKKQFNIVKGLLQKASEIVVATDAGREGENIARSIIRKAGAENKPTKRLWINSLEVEEIQKGFENLHSGNKYLSIYEEAQARQIGDWLVGMNASPYIRCCCRKRGFGKRSVWEGFRHQRCI
- a CDS encoding type IA DNA topoisomerase gives rise to the protein MGRVQTPTLYLIYTRQQEIHNFKPEPFYELFANIKVENGTFQAKYKDRFAKKDDLTNFMKDQGLQSEENTTITKLTKESKKTKSPKLHSLSTLQTKANKKWKYSPTDVLKIMQNLYEKKLLTYPRTDSNYITESEFAYLKSNFSAYQSVAGVSFDMAFPDPQKRYVNGSKVQEHFSIVPTKTIPKAQTIEGLNEKERNIYFEVLLNTLAMFAPDYLYEETKVEVDVKGVVFHAKGKVEKDRGWKALFANEQSKKTDREQETKLPSLSEGEGALVSPKIKDGMTQPPKPYTEGQLINMMKTCGKAIDDSDSQQILKDIEGLGTEATRANIIETLKKQQYISIKKNKVEVTKKGEILCQSVEGTLLSKAEMTAKWEQFLRLIGEGQKTKEGFLKNIDKFIHELMNKTPESLDSTTIEQRIEESKQEISLGKCPSCQKGNVVDKRKFFGCTEYKNGCRFTFPKKIASKNISEANVKKLLAKGKTNLIKGFASKKGKSFDAYLIWEDAAAGKIKFEFDNKKSGRKKKYTIS
- a CDS encoding recombinase family protein, translated to MEDIVIEKESEVMSRPQFEKLLKQIRKHDVVVCHDLTRFGRSQIHIFTSD
- a CDS encoding AAA family ATPase, which translates into the protein MSKETIYVYNKDEYQNYIKSREEDRIPVLSLAKFGIGLEKTDVDFECDIDLTSTVTALTNKNFQTMKYNVEQLLYQITENHENVRFLVESKYEQVALQELSLFFRYREFINMNESKDLDKVEEEQPLSESINKVIDLNKTRLKSLFKTIEKDLVGHHKFKDILKREISMFKFFNTKINDLPIMSVFLLGPSGVGKTEIARILHGFLDGNNPLAKINFANYKSESSLASLIGSPPGYVNSEAESDLVQKISKSNAGVLLVDEFEKADPAAHNFFLQLLEEGKFDDAMGRVHDLNGYIIIFTSNLDKQNYKEKIPPELRSRFNVVNRFNALYFEEKKEFATNILESYIRKSGKRMTNSDREEILAKIDFKGEDNLRNIQKNIRVAFYLCLKDKGKI